The following coding sequences are from one Peromyscus eremicus chromosome X, PerEre_H2_v1, whole genome shotgun sequence window:
- the Zcchc12 gene encoding zinc finger CCHC domain-containing protein 12, with translation MASILARMGNSRGQNSPLPPWAHSMLRSLGRSLGPLMANMADRNMRLFSGRAEPAQGEETFENWLSQVTGVLPEWHMPEEEKVRRLMRTLRGPAREVMRLLHAANPTLNVAEFLRAMKLVFGESESSVAAHGKFYNTVQTPGEKPSLYVIRLEVQLQNAIQAGVFAEREANKARLHQLLVGAELSRDLRFRLKGLLRMYGNEPEHLPDFLELIRMIREEEDWDDTFNQRKRPRRSESMMEGVFSPMAFQGSPPIMVSSTDCNVIEIDDSPDDSDEDVILVESEDPPLPSTSAPPFLGRAISEDQVLVIESPNISEIQAPSTSSGAGRKNNSLGELRRTRKRKLSVNCAHCGEDGHSKETCDNETDKTEVFENLIITLQELTHSEEERAREAFAEHFGFYELQ, from the coding sequence ATGGCTAGCATCCTTGCACGTATGGGTAACAGCCGGGGGCAGAACTCACCCTTGCCACCTTGGGCTCATTCCATGCTGAGGTCCCTGGGGAGGAGTCTCGGTCCTTTAATGGCCAACATGGCCGATAGAAACATGAGGTTGTTCTCtgggagggcagagccagcccagGGGGAAGAAACCTTTGAAAACTGGCTGAGCCAGGTCACTGGGGTCCTGCCTGAGTGGCATATGCCTGAGGAGGAAAAGGTCAGGCGTCTAATGAGAACCCTTAGGGGCCCTGCCCGGGAGGTCATGCGTTTGCTCCATGCTGCCAATCCCACCCTAAATGTGGCAGAATTTTTGCGGGCAATGAAACTGGTCTTTGGGGAGTCTGAGAGCAGTGTGGCAGCCCATGGTAAATTTTACAACACTGTGCAGACCCCTGGAGAGAAACCGTCGCTGTATGTGATCCGTTTAGAGGTGCAGCTGCAGAATGCTATCCAGGCAGGGGTCTTTGCCGAGAGAGAGGCAAACAAGGCTCGCCTGCATCAGCTCCTTGTTGGAGCTGAGCTGAGTAGAGACCTTCGATTCCGGCTTAAGGGGCTTCTCAGGATGTATGGAAATGAGCCAGAGCACCTTCCCGATTTCCTGGAGTTGATCAGGATGATAAGGGAGGAGGAGGATTGGGATGACACTTTCAATCAGCGAAAGCGGCCCAGAAGATCTGAGTCAATGATGGAGGGGGTGTTCAGTCCTATGGCATTTCAGGGCTCCCCACCAATCATGGTCAGCAGTACTGACTGCAATGTGATAGAGATAGATGACTCTCCGGATGACTCAGATGAGGATGTGATCTTGGTGGAGTCCGAGGACCCACCACTGCCATCCACTAGTGCCCCTCCCTTCCTAGGCAGGGCTATATCCGAGGACCAAGTGCTGGTCATTGAGTCCCCCAACATTTCTGAGATTCAGGCTCCTTCCACCAGCAGCGGTGCTGGGCGTAAGAACAATAGTTTGGGGGAGCTGCGTAGAACCAGGAAGCGAAAGCTCTCAGTCAACTGCGCCCATTGTGGTGAGGATGGTCACTCCAAAGAAACCTGTGACAATGAGACCGATAAGACGGAGGTTTTTGAGAATCTGATCATCACCCTACAGGAGCTGACTCATTCAGAGGAGGAGAGGGCAAGAGAGGCCTTTGCGGAACACTTTGGCTTCTATGAACTGCAGTAA